A single region of the Erythrobacter sp. genome encodes:
- the argS gene encoding arginine--tRNA ligase, with product MTEHTTLYAEYADRIEAVLKALVAEGRLPADASFANVTLEPPRDPSHGDLATNAAMVLAKAAKTNPRALAEAIVEKLAADPTVTSAEIAGPGFINLRLAPDAWLGELTAIHDLGADYGRSDMGKGRRVNVEYVSANPTGPMHMGHCRGAVVGDALSSLLEFAGHAVTREYYINDAGGQVDQLAKSVFLRYAQACGHTGNFTVEQFPWLNSLFIAWDNQGENALYPGEYLKPVGQAARDEFGERFVSEPIEEWLPVFRAFAVEKMMDLIKSDLALLGIHHDVFASEAALHAAGKPAEAEAWLRQHDLVYDGVLEAPKGKAPPEDWEPVELPLFRSTRFGDDQDRPIRKSNGAWTYFGADLAYHMQKAGEADELIDIWGADHAGTVKRIKAAVEALSQGEGRIIPFDVKLVQMVQLLRGGEPVKMSKRSGNFITIADMVEEVGKDVVRFTMLTRKPEAQMEFDFTKVVEASKDNPVFYVQYAHARIRSTLRKAGEAGFAPSPDALDRLGEEELALVKLAARFPREIEAAARAREPHRIAFYLYELAAELHAFWNLGNDRVEKRFIVEQDAELTAARLFLAEAIGQVIRGGLAVLGVEAVESM from the coding sequence ATGACCGAACACACCACACTCTACGCCGAATACGCGGACCGGATCGAAGCCGTGTTGAAGGCGCTCGTCGCGGAAGGGCGGCTGCCCGCCGACGCGAGCTTCGCCAATGTCACGCTCGAGCCGCCGCGCGATCCTTCGCATGGCGACCTTGCGACCAATGCCGCGATGGTGCTGGCCAAGGCGGCCAAGACCAATCCGCGCGCGCTGGCCGAGGCCATCGTCGAGAAACTCGCCGCCGATCCCACCGTCACCAGCGCCGAGATCGCCGGGCCGGGCTTCATCAATCTCAGGCTCGCCCCCGACGCATGGCTCGGCGAGCTGACCGCGATCCATGACCTCGGCGCGGATTACGGGCGTTCGGACATGGGCAAGGGCCGCCGGGTCAATGTCGAATATGTCTCGGCCAACCCCACGGGGCCGATGCACATGGGCCATTGCCGCGGCGCGGTGGTGGGCGATGCGCTTTCGAGCCTGCTCGAATTCGCCGGGCACGCCGTCACGCGCGAATATTACATCAACGATGCCGGCGGGCAGGTGGATCAGTTAGCGAAGTCGGTTTTCCTGCGCTATGCGCAAGCTTGCGGCCACACCGGAAACTTCACGGTTGAGCAGTTCCCTTGGCTGAACTCGTTATTCATTGCCTGGGACAATCAGGGCGAGAACGCTCTGTATCCTGGCGAATACCTTAAGCCCGTGGGGCAGGCTGCTAGGGATGAATTTGGCGAGAGGTTTGTAAGCGAGCCCATTGAAGAGTGGCTCCCCGTCTTCCGCGCTTTCGCAGTCGAAAAGATGATGGACCTCATCAAGTCCGACCTTGCCCTGCTCGGCATCCACCATGATGTCTTCGCCTCCGAAGCCGCGCTCCACGCCGCCGGCAAGCCGGCCGAGGCGGAAGCCTGGCTGCGGCAGCACGACCTCGTCTATGACGGCGTTCTCGAAGCGCCCAAGGGCAAGGCCCCGCCCGAGGACTGGGAGCCGGTGGAACTGCCGCTGTTCCGCTCGACCCGGTTCGGCGACGACCAGGACCGGCCGATCCGCAAATCGAACGGCGCATGGACCTATTTCGGCGCGGACCTCGCCTATCATATGCAGAAGGCGGGCGAGGCGGACGAGCTGATCGACATCTGGGGCGCCGACCATGCGGGCACGGTCAAGCGGATCAAGGCCGCCGTCGAGGCGCTGTCGCAGGGCGAGGGGCGCATCATCCCCTTCGACGTGAAGCTGGTCCAGATGGTCCAGCTGTTACGCGGCGGCGAGCCGGTGAAGATGTCCAAGCGTTCGGGCAATTTCATCACCATCGCCGACATGGTCGAGGAAGTGGGCAAGGACGTGGTGCGCTTCACCATGCTCACCCGCAAGCCCGAGGCGCAGATGGAATTCGACTTCACGAAGGTGGTCGAGGCGTCGAAGGACAACCCCGTTTTCTACGTGCAATACGCCCATGCGCGGATCCGCTCGACCCTGCGAAAGGCGGGCGAGGCGGGCTTTGCGCCGTCGCCCGACGCGCTCGACCGTTTGGGTGAAGAGGAACTCGCGCTGGTCAAGCTCGCCGCGCGCTTCCCGCGCGAGATCGAGGCGGCGGCCCGCGCCCGCGAACCGCACCGGATCGCCTTCTACCTCTACGAGCT
- the ispH gene encoding 4-hydroxy-3-methylbut-2-enyl diphosphate reductase — translation MNASLPETPVADGAAPAASAAADAAPLNLLIAAPRGFCAGVDRAIEIVEKALERYGAPVYVRHEIVHNKYVVEGLEAKGAIFVEELDEVPDDAPVVFSAHGVPKSVPAEANRRKLLYVDATCPLVSKVHRQAERQIEKGRHIIFVGHEGHPEVIGTMGQVEPGQMTLVETIEDVDKLPFDSDEPLAYLTQTTLSVDDTREVIEALEWRYPNIEGPKAEDICYATSNRQAAVKEIAQDCDFVLVIGAPNSSNSLRLVEVAERLGTPSKLIQRADEIDPAWLEGVNTLGITAGASAPEVLVREVVDALGRMRPIAEETITAAEEKMVFKLPRQLTE, via the coding sequence ATGAACGCGTCCTTGCCCGAAACGCCCGTCGCCGACGGTGCAGCCCCCGCCGCTTCCGCCGCTGCCGATGCGGCGCCGCTCAACCTCCTGATCGCCGCCCCGCGCGGGTTCTGCGCCGGGGTCGACCGGGCGATCGAGATCGTCGAGAAGGCGCTCGAACGCTACGGCGCGCCGGTCTATGTCCGGCACGAGATCGTCCACAACAAATACGTCGTCGAAGGGCTCGAGGCGAAAGGCGCGATCTTCGTCGAGGAACTCGACGAGGTTCCCGACGATGCGCCGGTCGTGTTCAGCGCGCATGGCGTGCCGAAATCCGTGCCGGCCGAGGCGAACCGGCGCAAGCTGCTCTATGTCGATGCGACCTGCCCGCTGGTCTCCAAGGTCCACCGCCAGGCCGAGCGCCAGATCGAGAAGGGCCGCCACATCATCTTCGTCGGCCACGAAGGCCACCCCGAAGTGATCGGCACGATGGGCCAGGTCGAACCGGGCCAGATGACGCTCGTCGAAACGATCGAGGACGTCGACAAGCTTCCCTTCGATTCCGACGAGCCGCTTGCCTATCTCACCCAGACCACGCTGTCGGTCGACGACACGCGCGAGGTGATCGAGGCGCTCGAATGGCGCTATCCGAACATCGAGGGGCCCAAGGCGGAGGACATCTGCTACGCCACTTCGAACCGCCAGGCCGCGGTCAAGGAGATCGCGCAGGACTGCGATTTCGTGCTGGTGATCGGCGCGCCCAATTCGTCCAATTCGCTGCGCCTCGTCGAAGTCGCCGAGCGGCTGGGCACGCCGTCGAAACTGATCCAGCGCGCGGACGAAATCGACCCGGCCTGGCTCGAGGGCGTCAACACTCTCGGCATCACGGCGGGCGCCTCGGCCCCGGAAGTGCTGGTGCGCGAAGTGGTCGACGCGCTGGGCCGGATGCGCCCGATCGCGGAGGAGACGATCACCGCGGCGGAAGAGAAGATGGTGTTCAAGCTGCCGCGCCAGCTGACCGAATAA
- a CDS encoding homoserine kinase has product MAVYTHLGAEELARLIGEYDVGALVSAKGIAEGVSNSNWLVETAGTGDGTRRFILTMYERRIELADLPYFLGLLDHLSARGCPVPRTIHDRSGAAFRMESGKALALIEYLPGVSPTRPSPAQAAAVGEALARMHLESGDFALTRANTMGFADNLAVLEACGTEALAAIDPALPAMIEPARAAAALDTSHLPRGNIHADLFPDNVLMLGERVTGMIDFYFACTDSLALDLATTHAAWCFDAQTNAYDPARGQALLDAYQHVRPLEEAERRAFGRIAQGAALRFVASRAEDWHATPGDALVTRKDPMEFAQRWRFYAENGDHLVA; this is encoded by the coding sequence ATGGCGGTCTACACCCATCTAGGCGCCGAGGAACTCGCGCGGCTGATCGGCGAATACGACGTCGGCGCGCTGGTCTCGGCCAAGGGCATTGCCGAAGGCGTCTCCAATTCGAACTGGCTGGTGGAGACGGCGGGGACCGGAGACGGCACGCGGCGCTTCATCCTGACCATGTACGAGCGGCGGATCGAGCTTGCCGACCTGCCTTACTTCCTCGGCCTGCTCGACCACCTTTCCGCGCGCGGCTGCCCGGTGCCGCGCACGATCCACGACCGTTCGGGCGCGGCCTTCCGGATGGAGAGCGGCAAGGCGCTCGCGCTGATCGAATACCTGCCGGGCGTCTCCCCCACCCGCCCCAGTCCCGCGCAGGCCGCCGCGGTGGGCGAGGCGCTCGCGCGGATGCACCTTGAAAGCGGGGACTTCGCGCTGACCCGCGCCAACACGATGGGGTTCGCCGACAATCTCGCCGTGCTCGAAGCCTGCGGAACCGAGGCGCTGGCGGCGATCGACCCGGCCCTGCCCGCGATGATCGAGCCCGCGCGCGCCGCCGCCGCGCTCGACACCTCGCACCTGCCGCGCGGCAATATCCACGCCGACCTGTTCCCCGACAACGTGCTGATGCTGGGCGAGCGGGTCACCGGCATGATCGACTTCTACTTCGCCTGCACGGACAGCCTCGCATTGGACCTTGCCACCACCCATGCCGCGTGGTGCTTCGATGCGCAGACGAACGCCTACGACCCGGCGCGGGGGCAGGCGTTGCTGGATGCCTACCAGCACGTGCGCCCGCTCGAGGAGGCGGAGCGGCGCGCCTTCGGGCGAATCGCGCAAGGCGCCGCCCTGCGCTTCGTCGCGAGCCGGGCGGAGGACTGGCACGCGACGCCCGGCGATGCGCTGGTGACGCGCAAGGACCCGATGGAATTCGCGCAGCGTTGGCGCTTCTATGCCGAGAACGGCGACCACCTTGTCGCCTGA
- the rnhA gene encoding ribonuclease HI, which yields MKQVEIFTDGACKGNPGPGGWGALLRMGEHEKELSGGEAETTNNRMELTAAIRALAALTEPCRVELHSDSKYVLDGMTRWVEGWKKRGWVNASKKPVRNADLWHELIEVAARHDVSWHWVRGHSGHPENERVDRLASDEAERIARL from the coding sequence ATGAAACAGGTCGAGATCTTCACCGACGGCGCGTGCAAGGGCAATCCCGGCCCCGGCGGCTGGGGGGCGCTGCTGCGCATGGGCGAACACGAAAAGGAGCTCTCGGGCGGCGAGGCGGAGACGACCAACAACCGCATGGAACTCACCGCCGCGATCCGCGCACTGGCCGCGCTCACCGAGCCCTGCCGGGTCGAGCTTCATTCCGACAGCAAGTATGTCCTCGACGGGATGACGCGCTGGGTCGAGGGCTGGAAGAAACGCGGCTGGGTCAATGCCAGCAAGAAGCCGGTCAGGAACGCCGACCTGTGGCATGAACTGATCGAAGTCGCCGCGCGCCACGACGTGTCGTGGCACTGGGTGCGCGGCCATTCGGGCCACCCGGAAAACGAGCGGGTCGACCGCCTCGCCAGCGACGAGGCCGAGCGCATAGCGCGGCTGTAG
- a CDS encoding YegP family protein — protein MAHKFEIYKDKAGEFRVRFKYNSEVMFSTEGYSSKASAENAIASIKKNGPDAPIEDNS, from the coding sequence ATGGCTCACAAGTTCGAGATCTACAAGGACAAGGCGGGCGAATTCCGGGTGCGGTTCAAGTACAATTCGGAAGTGATGTTCTCGACCGAGGGCTATTCCTCGAAGGCGAGCGCGGAGAACGCGATCGCCTCGATCAAGAAGAACGGCCCCGACGCGCCGATCGAAGACAACAGCTGA
- a CDS encoding FAD-binding oxidoreductase, giving the protein MSDALYDFAVIGAGMAGASIAAELSPHARVLVLEAEDAPGYHSTGRSAAFWEECYGGPGVVPLTLPSGDFLREHGFLKGRGALYVGRGEDRAKMDAFVTSFEGTGVTIERLGRAGLEERIPQMRGEWVDAIWEPACADIDVAGLHQHYLKAGRAAGVELAVRARVAALAREEGGWRIACEDGREFRAEKVVNAAGAWADPVARLAGAKPLGIDPKRRTVAQLRVSPAAPDDLPLTLDINGGFYFKSDNGRLWLSPHDEVPTEPCDAAPEEMDVALAIDRFERVTDWRIEAVEHRWAGLRSFAPDRLPVYGEDPQVPGFIWFAGQGGFGIQTAPAAARLGAQVMLGLGPDAMTAGIDAARYSPARFHAG; this is encoded by the coding sequence ATGAGCGACGCGCTTTACGATTTCGCCGTGATCGGTGCGGGCATGGCCGGCGCGAGCATCGCCGCCGAGCTGTCCCCCCATGCGCGCGTGCTGGTGCTAGAGGCGGAGGACGCGCCGGGCTATCATTCGACCGGGCGTTCCGCCGCCTTCTGGGAGGAATGCTATGGCGGGCCGGGCGTCGTCCCGCTGACCCTGCCTTCGGGCGATTTCCTGCGCGAACACGGCTTTCTGAAAGGACGCGGGGCGCTCTATGTCGGGCGCGGCGAGGACCGGGCGAAAATGGACGCCTTCGTGACCTCCTTCGAAGGCACGGGCGTCACCATCGAACGATTGGGGCGCGCGGGGCTGGAGGAGCGCATCCCGCAGATGCGCGGCGAGTGGGTCGATGCGATCTGGGAACCGGCCTGCGCCGATATCGACGTGGCCGGCCTCCACCAGCATTACCTCAAGGCAGGCCGCGCGGCGGGGGTCGAGCTGGCGGTGAGAGCGCGCGTCGCTGCGCTCGCGCGGGAGGAAGGCGGCTGGCGAATCGCCTGCGAGGACGGGCGCGAATTCCGCGCCGAAAAAGTGGTCAACGCGGCCGGCGCGTGGGCGGACCCCGTCGCGCGGCTGGCGGGGGCAAAGCCGCTCGGCATCGATCCCAAGCGCCGCACGGTCGCGCAACTGCGCGTCTCTCCCGCCGCGCCCGACGACCTGCCGCTGACGCTCGACATCAATGGCGGCTTCTATTTCAAGTCCGACAATGGCCGCCTGTGGCTCTCGCCCCATGACGAAGTGCCGACCGAACCCTGCGATGCCGCTCCGGAGGAAATGGACGTCGCGCTCGCCATCGACCGCTTCGAGCGCGTGACCGACTGGCGGATCGAGGCGGTCGAGCACCGCTGGGCGGGCCTCAGGAGCTTCGCCCCCGACCGCCTGCCGGTCTATGGGGAAGACCCGCAAGTGCCGGGCTTCATCTGGTTCGCAGGCCAGGGCGGCTTCGGCATCCAGACCGCGCCCGCCGCCGCGCGGCTGGGGGCGCAGGTCATGCTCGGCCTCGGCCCCGATGCGATGACCGCGGGGATCGATGCCGCGCGCTATTCGCCCGCGCGCTTTCACGCCGGCTGA
- a CDS encoding alpha/beta hydrolase, translating into MSEAAAQETGESSPESRKAAPIDRRAIPPHARETVWTAPDGHDVRRIDWPGAQPPRGSILFLPGRGDHYEKYLEALEEWHRAGWRVTASDWRGQGASGRLGKDAVTGHVEDFAHWVDDLAHLWELWKAETPGPHILAAHSMGGHLSMRALVERRIDPDAVVLSAPMLGMNGPPLPLPALHAIAKTMTRIGDPARQAWKWSEKPGEMPAARNVLLTHDDERYEDEIWWRKHRPELVMGPASWRWLERAYASWRGLEESGALEAVETPVLILSTSADKLVSHSANVRASKRLPNARLVEFGREARHEILREADPVRARAMDAIAAFLDEAARSGN; encoded by the coding sequence ATGAGCGAGGCGGCGGCGCAGGAAACCGGTGAAAGCTCGCCCGAAAGCCGCAAGGCCGCGCCGATAGACCGCCGCGCGATCCCGCCCCATGCGCGCGAAACGGTCTGGACCGCTCCCGACGGTCACGATGTGCGGCGGATCGACTGGCCCGGCGCGCAGCCGCCGCGCGGCTCGATCCTCTTCCTTCCCGGGCGCGGCGACCATTACGAGAAATATCTCGAAGCGCTGGAGGAATGGCACCGCGCGGGCTGGCGCGTCACCGCGTCCGACTGGCGCGGGCAGGGCGCCTCCGGGCGGCTCGGCAAGGATGCCGTCACCGGCCATGTCGAGGATTTCGCCCACTGGGTCGATGACCTCGCTCACCTGTGGGAGCTCTGGAAGGCCGAAACGCCCGGCCCCCACATCCTCGCCGCCCATTCGATGGGCGGGCATCTTTCCATGCGCGCGCTGGTCGAGCGCCGGATCGATCCCGATGCCGTCGTGCTGTCCGCCCCGATGCTGGGCATGAACGGACCCCCGCTGCCGCTGCCCGCTCTCCACGCCATTGCGAAGACCATGACCCGGATCGGCGATCCCGCCCGGCAGGCGTGGAAATGGTCGGAAAAGCCGGGCGAGATGCCGGCGGCGCGCAATGTCCTGCTCACCCACGACGACGAGCGCTACGAAGACGAGATCTGGTGGCGCAAGCACCGCCCCGAACTGGTCATGGGCCCGGCGAGCTGGCGCTGGCTCGAACGCGCCTATGCCTCGTGGCGCGGGCTCGAGGAATCGGGCGCGCTGGAAGCGGTCGAGACCCCGGTGCTCATCCTGTCGACCAGCGCCGACAAGCTGGTGAGCCATTCGGCCAATGTCCGCGCGTCGAAGCGGCTTCCGAACGCGCGGCTGGTCGAATTCGGGCGCGAGGCGCGCCACGAAATCCTGCGCGAAGCGGACCCGGTGCGCGCCCGCGCCATGGACGCGATCGCCGCTTTCCTTGACGAGGCCGCGCGATCAGGGAATTGA
- a CDS encoding prepilin peptidase produces the protein MLTTQIQHGTIHYGLLVALAIALVFAAFTDIRRRQIDNWLNAAIALGAPVFWWSSGLSLWPGVAMQLGVALAAFVILAGLFALRVMGGGDVKLLTALALWIEPASFLQLLVIMAIAGGVLTIVMGTWHFLRRQRERLAIPYGVAIAFGGLWVLGMNYVPESAYASLAGSDHTKVAISAPAAFPGSTRS, from the coding sequence ATGCTTACGACCCAGATTCAACATGGCACAATTCACTACGGGCTGCTGGTTGCCTTGGCAATCGCGCTGGTCTTTGCCGCGTTCACCGACATCCGCCGGCGCCAGATCGACAACTGGCTTAACGCCGCCATCGCGCTGGGCGCGCCGGTGTTCTGGTGGTCGTCGGGCCTCTCGCTGTGGCCGGGGGTCGCCATGCAGCTGGGCGTGGCGCTGGCCGCCTTCGTCATCCTCGCCGGCCTGTTCGCGCTGCGCGTCATGGGCGGGGGCGACGTCAAGCTGCTGACCGCGCTGGCGCTGTGGATCGAGCCCGCCTCCTTCCTCCAACTGCTCGTCATCATGGCGATCGCGGGCGGGGTGCTGACCATCGTCATGGGCACCTGGCATTTCCTGCGCCGCCAGCGCGAGCGACTCGCCATTCCATACGGCGTCGCCATCGCTTTCGGCGGGCTGTGGGTGCTGGGCATGAATTACGTGCCTGAAAGCGCCTACGCCAGCCTTGCGGGGAGCGATCACACCAAAGTCGCGATTTCCGCCCCGGCGGCGTTTCCCGGGTCAACTCGATCTTAA